The sequence CGTCCGCCAATGCGGTGTCCATGGCCTGCGTGAATTCGGTTTCACCGGTGGCGCCGTCGAGAAAGTCGTCGGCGGTGGCGGCGCATTCCGGCGCGGCGAAAAGCGCGAGCCCGTCCGCGGGGAATCCGGTGGAGCGGATCAGCACATCTCGCCAAACCGACCATCGCGTTCCGGGTAGCGGCACCGAGTGCCGTCCGTCGCCCACTGCGATCTCCCTCCGCCACCGGAAACGGCTCTCGCCCCGCAAAGAAGATCAACATAATGTGTGATTTGTTTGCCGTCACCCTCTCGGAGGTCCGCACATGCGCTGCGACGGTCTGTTCCTCGCCGGGCTCGCCCACCGGCTTCCCGAGGCCGTGGAGGTGGACGGGGCGGTGGACGGCGGCCGCTACGACGCCGACGACCGGAAGGCCGACGCGTACGCCTCCGTCGCCGTCGCCACCGACGAGGCCCCGCCGGAGATGGCGGCCGCGGCGGCGCGCCTCGCGCTGGACCGGTCCGGGCTCCCGCCGTCCGGCGTCGCGCTCCTGCTGCACGCGTCGGCCTGGTTCCAGGGCGTCGACTACTGGCCGGCCGCCTCGTACGTGCACCGCGAGGTCCTCGGCGACGACGGCCGGCGCGCGCCCGCGCTGGACGTCCAGCAGATGTGCGCGGGCGCCCTCGGCGCGCTGGAACTGGCCGCCTCCTACCTGGCCGCCGACGCCTCCCGCGCGTCCGCCCTGGTCACGACCGCGGACCGGTTCACCGACCCCGGGTTCGACCGGTGGCGCGGGGACGTGCGCGGCATCGTCTACGGGGACGGCGCGGCGGCGGCGGTGCTGGCCCGGGAGGGCTTCGCCCGGCTGCTGGCCGTCTCGACGGTCGTCGACACCGCGCTGGAGGGCATGTACCGCGGCGACGAGCCGTTCGCCGCGGCGCCCGGCCGCCGGGTGGACGTGCGCGCCCGCCGCGCCGCCTTCGCCGCGCACGCGAGGCAACTGGTGGGGAGCCTGGCGGAGCGGACCACCTCCGGTCTGAGCGAGGCCGTCGGACGGACGCTGGACGAGGCCGGGCTGAAGCTCGCCGACGTCTCCCGCTTCGCCTTCCCCAACGTCGGCCTGCACGTGCTGCGCACCCGGTACGCCGAGCCGCTCGGCCTGGACGTGGAGCGCACCACCTGGGACTGGGGCCGCCGCACCGGCCACGTCGGCGCGGCCGACCAGCTCACCGGCCTGACCCATCTGGTCGAGACCGGGCGGGTGGGGCCGGGCGACCGGGTGCTGCTGGTCGGGATCGGCGCCGGGTTCGCCTGGACGTGCGCCGCCGTCGAGATCACCGAGCGTCCCGGCTGGGACGGCTGACGCCCGCCGATATTGCGGAGCGCTGGTCGCCCCCGCCATCACGACCGCCCTCTGTTATGTCATGAAGTCACAAAAAGACGAATCAATCCTCTTCCTCGCGTGACGGTTCCACTTTACGGAAGATCATGTTTTTATGTTCCCGACCAGCTTGTGCCGGTACACCCCGGAGGGTCGCGGTTTGCCAATGAAGGTGCTTTACATCACCGGTTGGTGTCGCAGCGGCAGCACCATGCTGGGCAACGTCCTCGCCGAGGCCCCGGGCATCGTGCACGTCGGCGAACTGCGTTTTCTCTGGCTGAACGGGGTTCTCGGAACGGGCAGCAACGGCAGGTGCGGCTGCGGGCTCGGCCACCGCGAATGCCCGTTCTGGTCCGAGGTGCTGGAGGAGGTCCGCCCGCCCGGGACGCCCCTGGAACGGCACGCCGCCGAGGTCGTCGCCTGGCAGGAGGCCTACCGGACCCGGCACACCTGGCGGGTGCTGCGCGACCCGCCGCGCAACGGGTGGCCGGACGCGCTCGCCGCCACCTACCGCGCCATCGCCCGGGTCTCGGGGGCGCGCGTCATCGTCGACAGCTCCAAGTTCGCCTCGGACGCCGCGCTGCTGGCGTCCCTGCCGGGCGTCGAGGGCAGCTACGTCCACCTGATCCGCGATCCCCGCGCGGTCGCCTGGTCGTGGCTTCGGCCCAAGGCGTACACGGGCCGCCGCTCCGCGCTGAACAGCACCTGGCACTGGACCGGCTTCAACCTGGCGGCCGAGGCGGTCGGCCGCGCGCACCGGGACCGCTCGCTGCACATGCGCTACGAGACCCTGGTGCGCAGCCCCCGCGCCGCCGTCGGCACCATCCTCGACCTGCTCGGGCACGAGGGGCCGAACCCCGTCGACGCCGACGGGACGGTCGAGCTCGGCGGCAACCACACGGTCACCGGCAACCCCGACCGCTTCGGCCGCGGCCGGACCCGGATCGAGGAGGACCGCAGGTGGCACGCCGCGCTCCCGCGCCCCCAGCGTTCCGCGACCACGCTCATGGCGCTCCCGCTGCTGCACCGGTACGGCTACGAGAAGAGGGTGTGACGTGGACCTCGGACTGAACGGCAAGGTGGCCCTGGTCGCGGGCGGGTCGGCGGGCATCGGGCTCGCGATCGCCCGCGACCTGGTGCGCGAGGGCGCCACGGTGTCGATCGCGGGCCGCGACCCCGGCCGGCTGGCCAAGGCCCGCGACGGGATCCTCGCCGACCTCGGCGCGGAGGTCGGGACCCGCCCGCTGGACGTGCGCGACACCGCGGCGGCGCGGGCCTGGGTGGACGACGCCGCGGCCGAGCACGGCGCCGTGCACATCATGGTCACCAACGCGGGCGGGCCGCCCGCCGGGCCGACCGGGGCGTTCGGCCCGGACGACTACCGCGCCGCGCTCGACCTCGGGATGGTCTCCCACATCGGGCTCGTGCAGGCCGCGCTCCCGCACCTGCGGGAGGCCGGCTGGGGCCGGGTGCTGATGGTCACCAGCGAGACGATCCGCGACCTCATCCCCGCCTTCGCGCTGTCGGGGATCGTGCGGACCGGGCTGGTCGGCTACGCCAAGACCCTCGTGCACGAGCTCGGCCCCGGGGACGTCACCGTCAACGTCCTCGCGCCCGGGTACACCGCGACGGACGCGCTGCTGTCCGGCATCACCGGCGAGCACGAGGCCGAGACCGCCCGCGTCGCGCGGGAGGCGGGCATCCCGCTCGGCCGGGTCGCCCGTCCGGAGGAGGTCGCGGCGGCCGGGGTGTTCCTGCTGAGCGCCCGCGCGAGCTTCGTGACCGGCACCGTCCAGGTCGTCGACGGCGGCCGTTCCCTGGGGGTCTGACCATGTCCGATGTGCCCATGTCCGACGTGCGCATGATGCTGGACGATCCCGAGCTGACCCGGCGCAGCCCCGGCGAGGAGTTCGCGCTCGCCCACGCGCGGCACGGCCCGGACGCGGCGGTCGGGCTGCGCGCCTCCATCAGCGACCTGTTCCCGCCGGCCAGACGTCGTCCGCGCCTCACCGTCCGGCACCTGCTCCGCAAGGCCGTCGTGGACGCCGACGAGGTCACCGTCTTCACCGAGCGGGCCGAGAACACCTCGCCGGACGACGCCGCCCCCGAGTGGGAGTTCGAGGTGGGCTCCGCGACCGTCC is a genomic window of Actinomadura citrea containing:
- a CDS encoding SDR family NAD(P)-dependent oxidoreductase, with protein sequence MDLGLNGKVALVAGGSAGIGLAIARDLVREGATVSIAGRDPGRLAKARDGILADLGAEVGTRPLDVRDTAAARAWVDDAAAEHGAVHIMVTNAGGPPAGPTGAFGPDDYRAALDLGMVSHIGLVQAALPHLREAGWGRVLMVTSETIRDLIPAFALSGIVRTGLVGYAKTLVHELGPGDVTVNVLAPGYTATDALLSGITGEHEAETARVAREAGIPLGRVARPEEVAAAGVFLLSARASFVTGTVQVVDGGRSLGV
- a CDS encoding sulfotransferase; translation: MKVLYITGWCRSGSTMLGNVLAEAPGIVHVGELRFLWLNGVLGTGSNGRCGCGLGHRECPFWSEVLEEVRPPGTPLERHAAEVVAWQEAYRTRHTWRVLRDPPRNGWPDALAATYRAIARVSGARVIVDSSKFASDAALLASLPGVEGSYVHLIRDPRAVAWSWLRPKAYTGRRSALNSTWHWTGFNLAAEAVGRAHRDRSLHMRYETLVRSPRAAVGTILDLLGHEGPNPVDADGTVELGGNHTVTGNPDRFGRGRTRIEEDRRWHAALPRPQRSATTLMALPLLHRYGYEKRV
- a CDS encoding ketoacyl-ACP synthase III family protein, whose translation is MRCDGLFLAGLAHRLPEAVEVDGAVDGGRYDADDRKADAYASVAVATDEAPPEMAAAAARLALDRSGLPPSGVALLLHASAWFQGVDYWPAASYVHREVLGDDGRRAPALDVQQMCAGALGALELAASYLAADASRASALVTTADRFTDPGFDRWRGDVRGIVYGDGAAAAVLAREGFARLLAVSTVVDTALEGMYRGDEPFAAAPGRRVDVRARRAAFAAHARQLVGSLAERTTSGLSEAVGRTLDEAGLKLADVSRFAFPNVGLHVLRTRYAEPLGLDVERTTWDWGRRTGHVGAADQLTGLTHLVETGRVGPGDRVLLVGIGAGFAWTCAAVEITERPGWDG